From Paenibacillus graminis:
TCGTCTCCGAGGTTGAGAAATCTTTGCGCGGCATCGCCTTAGCTGAAGTGGAGAGCCGCCAGATCGGCGAGCTTGTCATGGAACAGCTGTACCCTGTAGATGAAGTCGCTTACGTCCGCTTCGCCTCCGTCTACCGCCAGTTCAAGGACATTAACATGTTCATGAAGGAACTGAAGGGCCTGCTGTCCAAAGGGACAGGGGAGCTGGAGGGATTGTAGATTGTAGGGGCTTAGTCATCCTGCAAGCGGTCTACGGGTCTGCAGGGGATTCCTGGAAGTAGTCTACGGATTACTTTCGGGGATTATCCAGCGGACCTGCCAGACAGATTAGAGGTGCTTTTTCCTGTCTAAAAAACTTTTTTAATAAAAGTGTTGACACAGATCGCGATATTTTATATTATATAGAAGTCGCCTACGGAACAAATGAACAACAAAGCGACATGAAAGTTACACCTGAAGTCAGTTTTTAGAATACATATTGTAGTTCTAAAACGGGTCATGGGGCCATAGCTCAGCTGGGAGAGCGCATCGCTGGCAGCGATGAGGTCAGGGGTTCGATCCCCCTTGGCTCCACCAATAACATCATATGGACTCTTAGCTCAGTTGGTAGAGCAGTAGACTCTTAATCTATTTGTCCAGGGTTCGAGCCCCTGAGAGTCCATCACAGAAAGAACGGCAGAAATGCCGTTTTTTTGCTGTTTCGGAAATTTGTTCATCAGCAGGAGTTAACGGACGACAGGGAATCTTCTCTAATGTCCAATTGAACTACAGCGTAACACCTAGAGTGCCCGTCAAAATGGGCGTACACAATGGCTATTTAATTTGGTAAAAGCAGAGCACTATTCTATAAAATGGCTCATGCACCGGCCGCATATAGTTTAGTACCAAATGATAGAGGGGTACACCGAACGTAAAAAGGACCTGAAGCAGAGCTTCAGGTTTTTTTCTTAGGATCTAGCGGCAGCTCGGCCAGATACAGAACGTTCTAAAAATGAACATAGATTAAGTTATGGTGGTAGACTTGTGTCCTTCAACTTTTATAGGTTATTAGGATTCCAAATTATATTATCTTCACCCTCATTAATAGCTTGTTTATAATAATTAACTTTTTTTCGTAGCAACATAATTTGCTGTGTGACTTCTTGAAGGTAATCTTCTGCCAATAATTGTTGATCTCTTATGATGTTATAGCGTTCTTCCACGGTATCTGATCCCTGTTCGCATAAATCGATGTATCGTTTGATATTCCCAAGTGACATACCTGTCAAGCGCAGTGCTTTGACGATTTCAACATATTCCACGTCCTTTGAGGAAAAAAGACGTACATTCTGATGATTTCTTGTGATATTTGGAAATAGCTCTTTTTTTGCATAGAACCTTACAGTATGGGGCGATAATCCTGTTGAATTTGCTACCTCATTAATTGTGTACATGATATTTTCCTTTCTCTTGACTGAGAGTAACTCTCAGGTTCTATATTTATCTTAACTTATAAATACTTGATAGAGAAAGGATAATGATTAATGGAAAAGGTATGGTTTGTTACGGGAGCTTCGACTGGACTAGGGAAAGCCCTAGTTTTAGAACTAATAGCTAAAAAGTGCAAAGTTGTAGCAACATCGCGTAATCCGCTAGACATAGAACATTACCTGCCTAGCGTACAGGATAATGACAATCTTTTGGTTTTACCATTAGACGTCACAAACAGTCAGCACATTAAAAGTGTTGTTGAAGCAGCCAAACAAAAGTTTGGCGGAATTGATGTTCTTGTTAATAACGCAGGTTTTGCCTACTTCTCACCTATTGAAAATGCTGATGATCAGCAAATTGAAAATATGTTTGCTGTAAATTTCTGGGGAGTCAAGCACATGATAGATCATGTGCTGCCAATTATGAGAGAGCAAAAAAGTGGCACTATATTAAATATATCTTCTCTAGGCGGTTTACGTGCATTTGCAGGTTTTGGATACTATCATGCAACTAAGTTTGCTTTAGAGGGTTTTTCCGAAAGTTTAAGCCAAGAAGTTGAGCCACTAGGAATTAATATTTCTTTGGTAGAACCAGGTGATTTTAATACGGATTTTGCGAGCAGATCTGCAACTGAAAATGCAAATATTATAGAAGCATATCAAGCAACGGCAGGTGAAAATATCAAAAACCTTAGAGAATTATCTGGGCAACAGCCGGGAGACCCTAATAAAGCTGCAAAGGTAATATATGATCTGATGAATCGTGGTGATGTTCCTTTGCGAATGCTTTTAGGGAGTGATGCATATCAGCGGGCAATGGAAAAGTTAACGGGAATGCAAAAATTATTTTCGACCTACCATGATATTACAGTTAGCACCGATTATTAAAAAAAGTAAAGGGGGGAGTTCCAAAAGCCATGAATGGCTGGTTGGGATACCCTCATCGTATTGACTTTCGAAAATCAAGCAGATACAATGATACCTAAGGGAAACATTGTTACCGATCACTTAACTTTCATAAGAATTGAAAATTAACTCTGAGAAATGGTAACGGTGAGGGGCCTTCATCGCGTACTTTTAACAAAATAAGGTTGGAATCTGGGAGGGTACAAAATGGTTCTGGATGATTTGGAGCTATCTTGGCATGGGAAGGAGAGTCTGACCGGCAAGGTGGCCTTGGTGACAGGCGCTAGCAGCGGAATCGGGGCATCGATCGCCAGGAAACTGGTAAAGCGCGGCGCCCATGTGACTGTAGTGGCACGGCGGCGGGACCGATTGGATGAGCTGGTTCAGGAATTGCATAAAGAGGGATTGTACGAGGTTATAGCGGTACCTGCTGATATTCAAAAGGCTGAAGAAGTGCAGCATGTGGTCAATGAAACGATTCGTCGCTGGGGCCGTCTTGATATTATAGTTGCCAATGCCGGATTCGGGTACCGAAGTCCTTTGGTAGAAGTGGATCTGGACAGATGGGAGGAGCTGTACAGGACGAATGTACACGGTCTAGTGTTGACGCTGCGCTACGGGCTTCCGCCAATGCTGGGTCAGGGCAAGGGAGATGTCATCATCATTTCCTCCATTGCCGGCAAGGAAGTGATTGCCGGTGGAGGTCCATACAGCGCTACCAAATACGGCGTTAACGCCATAGCGTCTGCATTACGTTTGGAGACAATCGATCAGGGGATTCGCGTTACGACGATTCAGCCCGGGGCGGTGGCAACGGAATTTTCTCAGGTGGCCGGGTATTCCGAGGATGAAATACGCGCGTTTGCTTCGAAAGTCCTGCCGTTACATCCCGATGATGTTGCAGAGGCAGCACTCTATGCATTGGAGCAGCCGGAGCATGTCAGCATTCCGGAACTAACCATTATGCCTTCAAGGCAAGCCCAGCGGTTCAAATAAAACGGCGTTTAGATAGTAATAAAAGATCCGTCCCCGATTTGGTACGGATCTTTTGTTTTTCCTTCTGGGAAGCTCGTACTCATTCCATTTAGAGATCACTATTTGCTGCCGGCTTCCCATCTCAGATTCCAATGATAATACTGATCCAATTCCTGATGCCCGCTAAAATATTCTACGAGCCGCTCCACACTGAATGTCTCATCATTCTGATTACGGATCATGGCGATAGCACACATTCCTTTATTGTTGTTATGCTCATCCAGCCGAACCTTGATCTCCGGCCCGCCGTGCTGCTTGATGGTTACAAGGGCGTCAGCCTCCGACCAGTTCGTGATCCCCTCATAGATGAAAGCAAAGATAACAATTCTGCTAATTTCGGAAAGATAATGGCCATTAATCCGCAGATTCTCGCCAGTAGCTATAAATCCGGTGCGGTCATCCCCGTCCAGAGAGATGTAAGGCGGCCTGTTCAAGCTTCCGAAGGATTCACCGAGTGCTTGGACAGAGCCCTTAATGCCATTTTTTAATTCAAACAGACAACCAAGGTCAAGGTCGATACCTTTGCTTCCGAACCAGCCCGATGATTTTTTCTGATACCAGTTGAGGTTGATCAGTATCTCGCCCAGGGATTCCGTGCCTTTCTGGAGATTGATCCTCTCCCCGCGTTTCTTAAGCAGGATGGTATTGAGATTTAAAGGAGGGACTGGAGGTGTTGCTGGTGCTGGTGTTGAGGAGGGCAAATTGTCCGCCGCCTTAGGCCGTGACCGCAGCTCCGGGAGAACAAGTGGGGACCGCTGCGATTGAATGACTGGATTAGCAGGTAGAGCTGACGGCAGTATGCTATTGACCTTTATCCCGTAACTTTCGCATAGGGCGGCTAAGCCCCCGGCATAGCCGGAACCTACAGCGCTGAATTTCCATTCATTATGGTATCTATAGATTTCTCCGGCGACAATGGCAGTCTCAATCGAAAAAGCCTTTCCCAGCCTGTAGCGGAGAAGTTCCGTCCCATCAGCAGCGTTGGTGATCCGTAAATACACATTGTCCAATAGCGAGAAGTTTTGCAGCCGCTTTTCACCTTCATAAATCGTTAGTGCAAATGCAATCCGTTCGTAGTCTGCAGGGATTTGACGGAGCTCGACGGCGATTTGTGTGTTGTCTGTTAACCCTGTGTTGACTCTTTTATCGGACGGTAATATAGCTACGGATTGGTCCGGAGTAGAAGGGTTGCCATAAAAAATAAGATCCTCATCTTTAGCGACAATCTGGGCCGGCGTAAGCAAAAAAACAGAAAAATCAACCTCAACCTCAGGTCTAGTATTTTGCCAACCCATTCCTACTATAATACGGGTAAGGAGTGGATCGTCTTTTGTTAAGTTGCATTTTTGTCCTTTTATTAGCTCAAATGTCATTAGAACCAGCCTTTCAAAAGATTGTAGAGCCAGGACCCATACATGGAGGAGATTATCATCTGCCACGTCTCCCGGCGTCGAGATTCGGACCGTTTAGGCTGGATAGCATGTCCAAGGACTGCTCGTAAATACGGACAATATCCTGTACCTTCTGGAACTCCGGATCCGAGGGACCCAGATTGTCCATGAACATGCGCTGGAGGATTTCCTTATAAAAGGAGATGCGGTTTCCCACAAGACTACATTCGTAATCTATGACCTCTTCAACCGAATGCTGCTGAACAAATTCCATCAGGTCATCAGCCGGGTTATCGCGATACTCCCGCTCATTGCGTGCTGCAATCGGCGTGTTCACATTTTCGAGGTTAACGGTGGAACGTATATCGGAAAAGAGAATACCTTCTTTCGCCAGCATGACTTGAAAAGGCTTGTGTTTGAACAACTCTTGTACGACAAGAGCGCACATCGTCTGATTCCTCAGCAGGATGCCGTCAAAGGGGTGAAGAACCCATCCTCTGTCGTCCCGGTACAGGCTGAACGTGAAGTACTCACCTCCATACTCATATTTCAGATTGATAGCAGTCTCTGAAGTAAGCTCATATTGAAATGCATCCATTCAAATTTGCGCCTCCTGCTTCTTCTTTTGTGTTTATATTAGCATAGCAGAATATGGGGAATCTTGGGAGAGATGATTTTCTGAAGTTGATTATTTACAACGGATTTATTAATTTAGTAATGTATAAAGCATCCGTACTTTGTCTGAACTTCGGAACATTATGCAGTATCTGCTAGGAGAAAGTCAGATTAAATGAGGTGGAACGATAATGAATAATCAAGCCCAATCTTTCAAAGTAACCTTAAGCGATTGGAACGGAGCGGTTCGTGGACGGCCTTTTCGTAAAATGCAATTGCTGCCGATGCTTCCCTGTATGATCTTGCGGCAGTTACCATTGAATCCTTTGATTTTGATCTGGATCACGCCTTTGGTTTCTATGATAATATCAAAAACTGGACACGCTCTGAAAAAGGCTATGAGTTGTTTGCTGATATCGGTGAGAAGATGGAGTTTCCCGGTGTGAAAAGGGCGAAAATCAGTAAAGTTTTCCATACTTCAAAACAAAAGCTGCTGCTCTTATTCGATTATGGCGATGAATGGCATTTTATTGTTCAGTATCTGGGAGTTACAGAAGTGAAACCGGGTCAGAAATTACCCCTAATTATGGAGAGTAGCGGAGTTGTGCCTAATCAATATGGCGGGTTTGAAGAAGAGGAAGAATATGAGGATGAAGATTCCTAGAAAAGAGTTCGTACACCTGATAAGGTTGAGTAGGACACTCGGTTCTAATTCTAATGGACTGAAATAGACCGCATCCTTAGGACTGGCGCGGTCTATTACTTTTTGATATCCTTTCCTGAGCAACAGGACGAATCATATTGTTATCCGGACACACCTCCTGCATTCTCATAAATATTCATAACCACCTGCTGGATCGGCAACTCCTTGACCGAAATGTCAGAGAAGCGGTGCTTCCGGGAGATACCTTCGATGAAATCGCTGATTGAAATATGGGCCGTATCCACTTCAAGCGTAATCTGAAAGTCGGATACCCTATCGATTACCTTAGTATAGGCATTGTCGAAGACGGTGCCCTGCACAGACTCTGCAAAAGTAAAATTGACCCGTTTCTTCTCCCCCAAAAAAAGTTTCAATTGCTGAAGGGAATCATCAAAAACCTTGTCCCCATGGTTAATGACAATGACCCGGTGGGCAAGCTCCTCCACATCCTCAAGATCATGGGTGGTCAGAATACACGTCATATTCTGCTTTTTATTCATCTGATGGATGAATTCGCGGATTTTGACCTTGGCGATCACATCAAGCCCGATGGTCGGCTCATCCAGGAACAAAATATCCGGCCGATGCAGCATAGCCATGACGAACTCGCATTTCATGCGTTCACCAAGGGACAGGACTCGTGTCGGCTTTTCGATCACATGCGCAATATCCAGCAGCTCTGTCAGCTCTTCCAGACGGCTTTTGAAATCCGGGTTGGCGATGCCGTAGATTGCCTTGTTCATATGGAAGCTGTCGATCGGCGGAATATCCCAGATCAGTTGGGATTTCTGACCGAATACAGCTCCGATTTTGCCGACATAGCGTTTTCTGTCCCGGGCAGGTGAATAACCAAGAACTTGAATTTCACCGCTTGTCGGATACAACGCGCCGCAAAGCATTTTGATCGCCGTCGATTTCCCTGCACCATTGGGACCCAGCATGCCGCAGATCTCCCCCTGCCCAATGGCAAAGCTGATATCGTTGACTGCGTGGACTACGACCTCTTCGCGCTGGAAGAAGCTCTTCAAGGTCTGCCCCATGCCTGCACCGCGCTTATAGGTTTTATATGTTTTGGTCAAATGCTGTACATCAATAACCGGCATCATCCGCCCACCCCCTCGTACAATCTGATCATGTGCCGGTAAATCCATATTCCTGCTGCCAGAAATAAAAAGCAGGGCAGAATAGCCGCGTAATCGCTGGCATGCATCCGTCCAAGAAGAGCAGATGCAGGGAGGAAGCCCACCATTCCCACAGGAATGATCAATGTCGCCACAGCCTGTACAGCTTTTGGAAATACGGGCAGCGGATATTTTCCGATGTGAAGCACACTGTCAGCAAGCTCGGAAATTCTCGAATTGCCTACCCATTTGAAGGAAATAGCAGCCATCATCAGCGATAATCCTGCCAGGACTGCAGTCCCTGCAATAAACATCCCGGCAAATTGCAGCCAGAACAAGACCGGAATAGGGCCTACATGCATAGCGGAGAATATGAATAGGGAAACACCGCCCAGAAACAGCCCCACACTATCGATTGAAAATGTAGTGGCAATAATAAAAAACAGCGGATTCAGCGGTTTAAGAAGAATGACCTCGAAGCTTCCCTCACGGACATGCGACATTGTGGTCCATAGAACGCCGCCGAATATAAGACTAGTAAGCCCGCTGGACATGGTGAATACAGACTGGATCAACAACACCTCGAATAAGCTCCATCCGGGAAAGCTGGAGCCTGCCCGGTATATAAGCAGGGTCACCAACGGAAACAGAATGTTGCCGGCCAGCGTGATCAGACTGCTGACGATGAAGTTCATGCGATAGGCCGCAGCCGACTGCAAGGCGGAATACATGCACTGCTTATAAATATCCATATACCGTTTCATGTAAAGAACTGTCCTTTCATAGGGTCATTCACGCGCCGACAGCAGTAAACTGCTTCATGGCCAGACGGCGAACGAGCTCGCTAAAACCAAATGTTATCAACACCGCCATCGCCTGTATGCCTACAGCTTGCTGAGTGGAGAGCTCAAGGCCTCCAAGCGAATAATGGCCGGTGAAAACCATTGCAGGCATATAGGCTATGTACTGAAACGGCAGGAAGAACTGGACCACCTGAAGCCAATTCGGGAAAAAACCAAGCGGAATGAGCGCCCCTGAAAAAATACCCGATACCAGCATAAACGCGCTTCGTATTCCATTCGACTGGATAATCCAAAATGAAGCCAGGCCAATCGTATAGTTCACATAAAAATTCATCAAAAAGGCAAGCAGTACCGACAGAAAGGTCCATGGAAGGCTTGCCGGCCGCATATCGACTCCAAAAATAAAAATAAAGATTAAAAGGCAGGGCAAAAATTCAAACAGGAAGCCCAAAGAACGATGTCCGATTTTTTGAAATAATGCGAACGAACGGTGATGAATCGGGCGCAGATGAAAGGTGAGAAATTTACCGGTACGTACAAGCATCGATAAGTTCCAGTCGGCAAAATCCATGATCAAATAGCCGATAAGCGCAGTAGCACCGAAGTAGCGGATCATCTGGGGGAGATCCATGCCTCCAAGTGAAGATTGACCGCCATATACCGCTGTCCAGATGAAATATTGCACCATGAAATATACAGGGCCGACGATAACGGACACCAGGGAATGAGTACGGTAGGCACTCCACTCTTTGTAGGTCACCTCCGCTACCGTCCGGCAAATAAGCCAGTTGTGTTTCAACCTGTTCATTAGTTCAGTCCTGACCAGATGATGTTGGTCACATTAAACAATGCCTCTGCGTACCAATTATCCTCGGTGAAAGGCACAAACCATACGGCGGCGAGCTGCTCAGTAGGATCGATGGCCATGCAGCAGGCTCCCGCGCCTTCATGAAAATAGCTGGTCGGAGAATAGAGGAAGGCAGGGCCTCTTCTCATATCCAGTCCAATGCCATAGCTCCGGTCTTTGACATCGTTACCCCAGCAGTAATCTGGTACTCCGTATAGGGTGCGGGTTGTGATTTTCTCGACAGCCTTGCGGCCGATAATACGGGTATCGCCCAGTGTCCCCATGCCCAGCAGCATGTTGGCGAACCGGATAAGATCAGCTGGTGTAGAGGCCAGACCTCCACCGGTACTGGAGACTGTATCCCACAGCTTCTCCAACTGCGAAAATTCCGGCTGATTACCATTGATTAGATCGTTCAGCCGTTTCTCATGTCTCTCGTTTCTTATAATGGCGCGCCCCGCCAGTTCCGGAGTAAGTTCCCAAACGGTGTCCTTCATGCCAAGAGGCTTCAGAATTTGCTCTTCTATGTACTGTTCAGCGGTAACGCCGGTCACCTTCTTGATGATTTCTCCGAGGATGCAGAATCCGAATGAGCAGTATTGCCATTCCTCGCCCAATTTTTTGCTGACCCCGCCGCTCAGCGCGGCTGTGATCCAGTCCGGCTCCCCATCCCCGGGGTTATACTTTTCGAAATACTCCCCGATTAATTGCCAATAAGACTTATGATAGGGGATCAGGCTGCCCGCACAGTCGGGGAACAGGCCGGAGGTATGGGTCAGAAGACTGTAGATATCGATTTTATTGAACGGGGCCACGTTAAACGGCTCCAATATGGCGCCTACCGGGATGTCAAACCGGAGAATACCGTCCTCAACAAGCTTGGCGACCGCTACTGAGGTAACGGCTTTGGTAATAGAAGCGATATTATGAACGGTTGTCGGCAAAAGCGGATCTGCCCTGTCATCCCGGAACGAAAGCGGTCCGATAGCACCGTGCATGAATGTCTTTCCATACCTGGAGACACAGTAAGATGCGGCCTGGATCTTTTTTTGATCGATCAGGGTCTGGAAATGGGCATTCAAAACCTCGATTCTTGAAGTGTCATAACCCACCTCTGCCGGTGGACAGTCGGTAACTCCTGGTGTATGCAGCATAAGATATAGGCCTCCTTATAATATTTACGCCATGCATGGGTAACTACTCTATTAAAGCGCTCTCAATAAGTATATTTCCAAACAATGGATGACACAACAGAGAGTTTTTTTATAATCAAACTTGCCCGGGAGATGCGGCGTGTAAGAAGCAGGATGAAGAAAGATACTAAGGCAGAAGCCCTGTGGCAAACTAGAGATGCGGAAATGAAATTGTTCGCTTTCAAGTTCACGGCTTCATGGTAATATCAGCAGATGGAATATGAAATAATGTCATGACCGAAAGGAAAATAAAATTCACTATGAATACTGAGAAGTCGTTAAAAAAAACGGTAACATTCTTTGAAGCTTTGGCCATTGTTGTAGGAATGATCATCGGTTCCGGGATTTTTCTGAAGCCCGGTATTGTGCTGAATAATGCAGGTACACCCTGGATGAGTATTTTGGCCTGGGGGATTGGAGGAATCATTACCCTGGCTTCAGCCCTGAGCGTAGCAGAAATTGCAGCCGCAATTCCTAAGTCGGGGGGCCTGTACACTTATTTGAGCGAGTTATACGGCGGGGTATTCGGCTATCTGCTGGGTTGGGTACAGGCGGTAATCTCCTATCCGGCTTCTGTAGCGGCGCTTGCAATTGCTTTTGCCACCTATTCCGGCTACTTTTTGCCGCTGAATGGCTGGCAGCAGAAGCTGCTCGCTGTTTGTATATTAGCTTTTATACTGATAATGAACGTCATTGCCACCAAATTCGGCGGGATCATCCAGACGGTAGCGACGGTGGGCAAGCTGATTCCGGTGGTGGGTATTGTAGGCGTGGGCCTGTTCTCGAATCTGGCGCCCGGTTTTGGAGGAATTGAGGCTTCGGCGGCGGGTGCAGGTTTTGGGGTAGCTGTTCTGGGTACACTTTGGGCCTATGACGGCTGGATTAGTGTGACCAATATGGCAGGAGAAATCAAGGACCCGGCAAAGACGCTGCCCAAAGTCATTTCAATCGGGGTTATCTTTGTGATCGCCGTGTATGTGTTATTTAATATTGCAGTTTTCAAGGCGCTGCCTTACGGTCAGATCATTTCTTCCCCGACTCCGGGGGCTGATGCGGCAGAGGCATTGTTCGGCAACGGCGGCGGGGCTTTTATAACTGCAGGAATTATTGTGTCCGTGCTCGGTGCGCTGAATGGTTATCTGATGACCGCTGCGCGTGTACCTCAGGCGATGGGGGAGAACAACCAGATTCCATTTTCCCGGGTGCTCCGCAGCATCCATCCGAAGTTCCAGACCCCGGCCAATGCGCTTATCTTTCAAAGTGTGCTGGCGGTCATCTATATTTTTTCCGGCACCTTTAATACACTGACCGATCTGCTGGTGTTTGTGCTGTGGATTTTCTTTACCATGGGGGTGTTCGGGGTATTCATCCTGCGTCACAAAATGCCGCCGGAAAAGGGGCGCTACCGTGTGCCGCTCTATCCGGTTACCCCAATCATTGGGGTGGCAGGCGGAATCTATATTCTGGCCAGCACGATCATCAGTGATCCGCTGCGCTCCCTGGTCGGTATCGGCATTACGCTGGCCGGACTCCCGGTCTACTATGTGCTGTCCCGCAAAAAACGGTAGGTTCTATCTTTTTACTAAAACGATTTGGATTGACAAATTTTCATCCAGATCATATGATGTGAATGAAAAAATAATTATTCATTCACGGAGCTGCTTAATGTGGAAGATAAAAAATCACTGATTTATGATTGCGCAAAAGAACTGTTTAGCGATAAGGGGTTTAAAGATACGAATGTTTCAGACATCACCAAAAAGGCTGGAATGGCGGTAGGGACT
This genomic window contains:
- a CDS encoding MerR family transcriptional regulator encodes the protein MYTINEVANSTGLSPHTVRFYAKKELFPNITRNHQNVRLFSSKDVEYVEIVKALRLTGMSLGNIKRYIDLCEQGSDTVEERYNIIRDQQLLAEDYLQEVTQQIMLLRKKVNYYKQAINEGEDNIIWNPNNL
- a CDS encoding oxidoreductase, translated to MEKVWFVTGASTGLGKALVLELIAKKCKVVATSRNPLDIEHYLPSVQDNDNLLVLPLDVTNSQHIKSVVEAAKQKFGGIDVLVNNAGFAYFSPIENADDQQIENMFAVNFWGVKHMIDHVLPIMREQKSGTILNISSLGGLRAFAGFGYYHATKFALEGFSESLSQEVEPLGINISLVEPGDFNTDFASRSATENANIIEAYQATAGENIKNLRELSGQQPGDPNKAAKVIYDLMNRGDVPLRMLLGSDAYQRAMEKLTGMQKLFSTYHDITVSTDY
- a CDS encoding SDR family oxidoreductase produces the protein MVLDDLELSWHGKESLTGKVALVTGASSGIGASIARKLVKRGAHVTVVARRRDRLDELVQELHKEGLYEVIAVPADIQKAEEVQHVVNETIRRWGRLDIIVANAGFGYRSPLVEVDLDRWEELYRTNVHGLVLTLRYGLPPMLGQGKGDVIIISSIAGKEVIAGGGPYSATKYGVNAIASALRLETIDQGIRVTTIQPGAVATEFSQVAGYSEDEIRAFASKVLPLHPDDVAEAALYALEQPEHVSIPELTIMPSRQAQRFK
- a CDS encoding TerD family protein codes for the protein MTFELIKGQKCNLTKDDPLLTRIIVGMGWQNTRPEVEVDFSVFLLTPAQIVAKDEDLIFYGNPSTPDQSVAILPSDKRVNTGLTDNTQIAVELRQIPADYERIAFALTIYEGEKRLQNFSLLDNVYLRITNAADGTELLRYRLGKAFSIETAIVAGEIYRYHNEWKFSAVGSGYAGGLAALCESYGIKVNSILPSALPANPVIQSQRSPLVLPELRSRPKAADNLPSSTPAPATPPVPPLNLNTILLKKRGERINLQKGTESLGEILINLNWYQKKSSGWFGSKGIDLDLGCLFELKNGIKGSVQALGESFGSLNRPPYISLDGDDRTGFIATGENLRINGHYLSEISRIVIFAFIYEGITNWSEADALVTIKQHGGPEIKVRLDEHNNNKGMCAIAMIRNQNDETFSVERLVEYFSGHQELDQYYHWNLRWEAGSK
- a CDS encoding IS1096 element passenger TnpR family protein, which codes for MAADASLYDLAAVTIESFDFDLDHAFGFYDNIKNWTRSEKGYELFADIGEKMEFPGVKRAKISKVFHTSKQKLLLLFDYGDEWHFIVQYLGVTEVKPGQKLPLIMESSGVVPNQYGGFEEEEEYEDEDS
- a CDS encoding ABC transporter ATP-binding protein; the protein is MMPVIDVQHLTKTYKTYKRGAGMGQTLKSFFQREEVVVHAVNDISFAIGQGEICGMLGPNGAGKSTAIKMLCGALYPTSGEIQVLGYSPARDRKRYVGKIGAVFGQKSQLIWDIPPIDSFHMNKAIYGIANPDFKSRLEELTELLDIAHVIEKPTRVLSLGERMKCEFVMAMLHRPDILFLDEPTIGLDVIAKVKIREFIHQMNKKQNMTCILTTHDLEDVEELAHRVIVINHGDKVFDDSLQQLKLFLGEKKRVNFTFAESVQGTVFDNAYTKVIDRVSDFQITLEVDTAHISISDFIEGISRKHRFSDISVKELPIQQVVMNIYENAGGVSG
- a CDS encoding ABC transporter permease, with protein sequence MKRYMDIYKQCMYSALQSAAAYRMNFIVSSLITLAGNILFPLVTLLIYRAGSSFPGWSLFEVLLIQSVFTMSSGLTSLIFGGVLWTTMSHVREGSFEVILLKPLNPLFFIIATTFSIDSVGLFLGGVSLFIFSAMHVGPIPVLFWLQFAGMFIAGTAVLAGLSLMMAAISFKWVGNSRISELADSVLHIGKYPLPVFPKAVQAVATLIIPVGMVGFLPASALLGRMHASDYAAILPCFLFLAAGIWIYRHMIRLYEGVGG
- a CDS encoding ABC transporter permease is translated as MNRLKHNWLICRTVAEVTYKEWSAYRTHSLVSVIVGPVYFMVQYFIWTAVYGGQSSLGGMDLPQMIRYFGATALIGYLIMDFADWNLSMLVRTGKFLTFHLRPIHHRSFALFQKIGHRSLGFLFEFLPCLLIFIFIFGVDMRPASLPWTFLSVLLAFLMNFYVNYTIGLASFWIIQSNGIRSAFMLVSGIFSGALIPLGFFPNWLQVVQFFLPFQYIAYMPAMVFTGHYSLGGLELSTQQAVGIQAMAVLITFGFSELVRRLAMKQFTAVGA
- a CDS encoding serine hydrolase domain-containing protein, with translation MLHTPGVTDCPPAEVGYDTSRIEVLNAHFQTLIDQKKIQAASYCVSRYGKTFMHGAIGPLSFRDDRADPLLPTTVHNIASITKAVTSVAVAKLVEDGILRFDIPVGAILEPFNVAPFNKIDIYSLLTHTSGLFPDCAGSLIPYHKSYWQLIGEYFEKYNPGDGEPDWITAALSGGVSKKLGEEWQYCSFGFCILGEIIKKVTGVTAEQYIEEQILKPLGMKDTVWELTPELAGRAIIRNERHEKRLNDLINGNQPEFSQLEKLWDTVSSTGGGLASTPADLIRFANMLLGMGTLGDTRIIGRKAVEKITTRTLYGVPDYCWGNDVKDRSYGIGLDMRRGPAFLYSPTSYFHEGAGACCMAIDPTEQLAAVWFVPFTEDNWYAEALFNVTNIIWSGLN
- a CDS encoding APC family permease, whose protein sequence is MNTEKSLKKTVTFFEALAIVVGMIIGSGIFLKPGIVLNNAGTPWMSILAWGIGGIITLASALSVAEIAAAIPKSGGLYTYLSELYGGVFGYLLGWVQAVISYPASVAALAIAFATYSGYFLPLNGWQQKLLAVCILAFILIMNVIATKFGGIIQTVATVGKLIPVVGIVGVGLFSNLAPGFGGIEASAAGAGFGVAVLGTLWAYDGWISVTNMAGEIKDPAKTLPKVISIGVIFVIAVYVLFNIAVFKALPYGQIISSPTPGADAAEALFGNGGGAFITAGIIVSVLGALNGYLMTAARVPQAMGENNQIPFSRVLRSIHPKFQTPANALIFQSVLAVIYIFSGTFNTLTDLLVFVLWIFFTMGVFGVFILRHKMPPEKGRYRVPLYPVTPIIGVAGGIYILASTIISDPLRSLVGIGITLAGLPVYYVLSRKKR